The window TGTAATTCTGTGGGATTTAGCAGAAATAGGAAGTGTAAACTTAATTATTCAACAAAGCAAATTTTTCTTGACACTCTTTTGGAATTGGGTTAAAGTTTTTATATGATTATCTTATTTTTGCTTTTTGGACTTTTTGACGCAAAGATTTCGCCAAGCCTACAGTATTGGATTAAAACTAATCCACCCGAAACCAAAGTAAAGGTATGGGTCTATTTCACAGATAAAGGCTTTTCTACTCAATCAGAGTACGATATGGCAATATCTGAGTTAAAGAGTAAACTAACTCCCGGTGCTATAAAAAGGCGGCTTAATGTTAGAAGTGCTGATAACCTTGTAGACTTAAGCGATTTACCAGTCGCCGAAAGATATGTTAACAGCATCTCAAAGCTTGGTGCTACTCCACTTTACTCATCTAAGTATCTAAATGCGACAAGCTTTCTTGTCCCTGTAAAACTGATTCAGGAAATTGCAAGTTTTCCATATGTGTTGAAAATAGATAAAATAAGAACACTTAAAACAACTATTTCACAGCCAGTAATGAAGACAGAAAAAGGTATAGGCTATGGCGAATCCGGCAGTGCCCTTAAGCAAATAGGGGTGGCTGATGCGCACTCTTCTGGTTTCATTGGCTCTGGAGTTCTTATCGGTATCTTAGATACAGGGTTTGAGAGAAAAAAGAATCCTGCTTTTAAGTATACAAACATAATTAGGGAATGGGACTTCATAAATAATGACAACTGCACAGGATATGACCCAACAAATGATACTATAGGAACAGATTGGGACCAGATAAACCACGGGACTGGTATGCTTTGTTTATTAGGTGCTGCCTGGCCAGATAATTACATAGGGGCAGCATTTGGGTCAGACTTTGTGCTTGCAAAGACAGAGTGGTTACGTAACCCTGGTAGCCCATACGCAGATGTAATAACTGAGGAAGACTGGTGGATAGCGGGTGTGGAATGGATTGTAAGTATCGCTGATACAGTTGCTAATGACAGTGCCTGTATAATATCAAATTCACTTGGCTATAAGTTTTGGGCAGATGAACCGGATAGTAATTATAGTTACGATATGCTTAATGGACATACAACTCCTATAAGTAGGGTAGCAAGCTCACTTGCGAGTAAGGGAGTTTTGCTTGTGACTGCTATGGGAAACCGTAAAGACCAATCTGCTTCACCGGATACCTGTATAGTGGCACCTGCAGATGCTGACTCTATCATAGCAGTTGGGGGAGTAGACTCACTCGGAAACTGGGTAGAGTGGGAGAAAGTTGGTAATGTAAATTATGGCGGAAGTGTGATAGGGCCAAGAGTAGATGGCACACTAAAGCCAGAAGTCTGCGGTCCATGGCTTGGTAACTATGTTGTTTATGATGATACTACATCTTATCATTATCAAAGTCACGGCACCTCTTGTGCAACTGCCCTTGTAGCAGGTGCATGTGCTCTCGTATGCGAAGCTCACCCAAGCTGGTCACCAATGAAGGTGAGGGAGGCTATTTGTAATACGGCGAGTAGAGCAAGCTCACCAAATGATACTCTTGGTTACGGGATAATGAATGCAAATAAAGCAATTGGGGTTCCAGATGTTATAAGACCGCGATTTGTTAAGGATGAACTATTACCACCTTATCCAAATCCATTTAGACCTGGTGTAGGGAATAAACTTTACCTTCCATACCAGCTAATTTACAACAGTTATGTACGCATCCGAGTATATACACTATCTGGTAGACTTGTCTTTAAAAAAGAAATTGATGAACAGGGGATGGGACGACATTGGGTGGAATGGAATGGTAAAGAAGGTGATAATTTCATTGGTAGCGGTATATACATTTGTGCATTAAAGACAGGTTACGGTAAAGATATAAAGAAGTTTGCAGTCGTAAGATAACTTTTAACTTTTAGTTTTGAATTTTAAATTTTTGATATTCCCCGGTAGCTCAACTGGTAGAGCGGCGGGCTGTGGGGAAGTGTGAATTCTGATGGGTGACAGAAGAACTTATGCTGAGCGCCGTAAATATTTGATACAGGCGGTTAAGAAAAGACGCCGTACACTACGGGAGAAAGCGGTAGGGTATAAAGGTAGAGAATGCAGTATTTGCGGTTACAGTAAGTGCATTGAAGCACTTGGAGTTTCACCATCCGGATAGCTCAAAGAAGGACTTTGAAATTTCAAAAAGAGGCTACACACGAAGTTGGGAGAAAGTAAAGGCAGAGATTGACAAGTGTGTGATTCTCTGTGCTAACTGTCATCGAGAAGTTCACGCTGGACTGCAGCTTCCCCGAGAAATCGGGGTTGAAAAATTGGGTGAATTCAAGGAAGCCTAAAGTCTGAGAGACTCTCAGAATATGGTAACCTTGAGCGAAGTCCCCTATGGGGAAACGTGCAGAGACTAGAGCGAAAGCTCGTACTCCAAATATATGTTGGAGGAAGCGCCCGACACCCTAATCCTACAGAATAGGAAAGGGTGAAGAGATAGTCCAGGTCTGATAGAAATATCAGGTTACCTGTAACCCGAAGGTTCGAGGTCCGAGTCCTCGCCGGGGAGTTTGAAGACGATTCACTGCGAAAAGGGTCTATTATTAAGCGGTAGCACAAAACGGATTCAAGAGTCTCTATCAGGGGTGAGGTTCAAAAACAAGAAGGCAAAATATATTGTGAGAGCGAGAGAACTTTTTCAGGAAATAAGAAAAGCTCTAAAAAGATATAAAGGTGATGAACTCCGGTTATGGCTTATTAGAAATATTTGTGGCTTAGATTATAAAGAGGCGAGCCATTTTTTGAGAAATATAGGACTCGGAGAGCAACTTGCTATTCTTGACAGGCATATCTTAAGAAATCTGAAAGCACTTGGGATTATTAAAAAAATACCAAGGGTACTTACAGGTGGGGAGTACATTAAGATATAAAGATAAATTAAAACTGTTTTCTAAAAGAGTCAATATCCCTATTTCTCATCTTGATTTATTATTTTGGGCAAAAGAAACGGGTGAAATTTTTAAGTAAATGCTGATTTTGCACTTTGTAGATATAAAAACAAAATTCATTTTTTATTGACAAACTTAAATTTTATAGTAATATAGAATAAAAAGGAGGGCAAAGTGAAAGTTAAGTATCTTGCACATGCAAGTTTTTTGTTTACTACAAGCGATGGTACAAGAATAATTACTGACCCGTATGAAACAGGTAGTTTTGGTGGTGAAGTCAGGTATAAGCCAATAAAGGAGGGGTGCGATATAGTCCTTATATCACATGAGCATGCAGACCATAATTATACTCGTGATATTCTAGGTAATCCGACTATAATAAGAAAGGTTGGTGAGTCCAAAGTACGTGGTATAACTTTTAAGGGAGTAGCTTCATACCATGATGAGACAAAGGGGTCGCAGAGGGGTAGAAATACTATTTTCGTATTTAGAGCCGATGGTATTACTTTTTGTCACATGGGGGACCTCGGTGAGTTACTCTCAGCTCAACAACTAAGCCAAATTGGTAAACCTGATGTTCTCTTTATACCTGTTGGAGGCATATTTACTATAGATGCAGATGGTGCAACACATGTTATGGAATCATTAAATCCAAAGCTTGTCATTCCTATGCATTACAAGACAACAAGTATAGGCTTCCCACTTGCATCAGTAGATGAGTTTATAAAGGGTAAAGCAGGGGTTAATAAGCTTGGCAGTTCAGAGGCTGAAATTGTGCTTCCTGATAAACAGGAAATTTTGGTATTCGCACCTGCATTGTTGTAGAGTACATAAAATTTGATTATGAGTTTAATTTACGCAATGGCACCTCCTGCTGGAGGTGAAAGGGGTGGTGCTGGAATTACAGCTATACTACCGCTTATCCTTATATTTGTGATATTTTACTTCCTACTCATTCTACCACAACGCCAACAGAGGAAGAAACATCAAGAAATGTTAAAAGGGTTAAATAAAGGAAATAAAGTAGTGACATCGGGTGGGATTCATGGGACTATAGTTAAAATAGACGAAGCTACTGTAGTCTTACAGGTGTCACAAAAAACTGAACTCGTTGTGGACAAATCAGTAATTGCGCGAGTAGTCTCATAGAGAGTACATATCTACTCTTCTGTCTTCAAAATCTGCTTTTCAGGTCACCTAATTAGATATAGCTTACCTGTTTTATTATATTTACCAGAATTTATATGATAGAAATAAACACCACTCCCAACTAACCTATCATATTTATCCCCACTATCCCATATTGCTGTATGCCAACCTGCGGATTGGTACTCATTGACAAGAGTTGTAATTTGTTGTCCTATAAGATTATAAATACTTATGCATACTTCCGTAGCCTTAGGAAGTTTATATCTAATCCTTGTCTCATAATTAAATGGATTAGGAGTGATAGAGGAGATAAGAATCTCATCTTGCAAGTATGTTCTCTCTTCAACCTCTGGAGGTATAGCATCAGAATACCAAACATCATTAAAGCAGAAGACAGAATCCCCTCCAAGCACCCACATTCTATTATTATACATAACTGAAGTATGACCCCACCTTTTTCTCCATGGAGCAGATTGTGTATCTCTTGTCCAACTCACACCATCTGGAGAATACCAGACATCGTTGTAATACTCAAATTGAGGGGGAGAAAAAAGAAAACCTCTCCCTCCAAGCACCCACATTTTGCTATCATACTCCACTAATGGGTTACTATTTCTAACAAAACCACCAAAATCAGCAGCTCGTGTCCAGTTCACTCCATTTGTAGAATACCAAACATCATACAGAACTGTACCATTGTCATTCCCACCAAGTATCCACATCTTGCCATCAAACACAGTTGCACTAAATAGGTCTCCACCTGTCCAATCAGCATTTGCAGTCGCCTGAAACCATGCTACCCCATCAGTAGACCACCAGACATCGTTTCTATTATATTGAGGTGGATTATTCAAATCTGTTCCCCCCATAACCCACATCTTCCCATTATATACAACTGATGCGTGATGGGCTCTTTGGCTCCATTCAGCACTTGGGGTAGCTTCTATCCAGGTCACTCCATCCATAGACCACCAGACATCATTCTTCATTTGCTTTGCCCAACCTTCACTTCCTCCTATTACCCACATCTTACCGTCGTACACAACTGATGTATGTCCTGACCTTGCTGACCATCCAGCAGCTGATGTAGCGTTATACCATCTTATCCCAAGCACTCTCGTTTCTCCTATCACGAGAGCCAAAATTACAATTAAAAATAATCTTTTCATATTTTATCTCCTAAATTTAATCTACTTTCCACAAAAGGTAAGAGAGAGGTTTTCTCTCTATATTTTCTACTTTATTACTTGACTTTTATATTTTAAAATAGCACCACTTTCTCAGAAATCTTTATCTTTCCAACCTTAAGAACTGCAAAGTATATCCCAGAAGGTATGCAACTACTTACACTCACTCTGTGACTCCCTTTCTCCAGATATCTATCAACCAAGTTTTTAACCACTCTACCAGCAATATCGTATAAGATAAGCTCAGTATAACCTGGCTCTGGGATTGAGAAAGTGATAGTTCTGTGTATACTGCTAAGGTTAAAATTTAGTTCTTCAGACCTCACACACTCAACTGATAAAGGCTCGTAACTACAGTAAATGCAGAGTTCTTTACTCGTGTAAAACTCCACCCCCATCGTGGAAGGCCAATTAGGGTAATTGTAACCCCCCTTTCCCTTGAGCATCTGGTCTGGAGCTCCATCGGCACAGGATATAGAGAGCTGTGTTGCCTGTTTATCTTGTTGCCATGTACATAACCAATACTCTGCTCCACCAGTTAAAGCTGGAGAACTGCTGATCGAAAATGTATACCACCCATCGTCATCTGTTAAATTATTGAAGGTTCTTTCCTCTGTGGCTACCACAAGATTTAGGTTTGCATCATATATGGCACATTGGGCATTTATATCTATATAGTCTCCAGTAATTACGAAGAATGCTGTAAGGCTTTGTGGTGTACAATTTTCAGGACAAGTAAACTTGCAGCCCAGGATTGAGCCGACGAAGAGTATCTGAGAGGTTCCTGGGGTTTGACGCCCAAAAGTCCCAGCTGAAGAACTACCGGTATGCCAAATAAATGTTATTGCCATTAATGTTAATAAAACTTCTTTTTTCATCTTTCCCTTCTATTCAACATTTTCAGTTAAATTCGACCCTCTTTCAAAAGACCTGCTTGCTGCAGGGATGTGAGAGAGTGCGTCTCTCTTTCACCTTCTACTTTTTCAGCAATATAAGCTTCCTTGTAAAACTTTTTCCATCACTTGTAGTCAATTTACAGAAATAGATACCCCCTGCTACCTTATCTCCTTTACCATCCCTGCCATTCCAACTTATTGTATGCCAGCCAGCAAGCTGGTGCTCATTGACAATAGTTGCTACCTTTTGACCTAATAAGTTGTAAATGTTCACGCTGACTTTTGTATTTATTGGGAGTGCATATCTAATACTTGTATAATCACTAAATGGATTGGGTGTATTTTGTAATAATAGAACAGAGAGCTCTTGTGAGCTAACTTGCTCCTCTACTTGCTGTGGCGGTCCTGTCTTATTCAATGCATATATTTTAAAAGCACCCCCATATACTACTTCAGCTTTACCATCTCCATTTACATCACCAATTGCAGCCGTAGTGTTTGCACCACCGATAATAAGTAAGTCTTCATGCCTCCATAGGAGAGAACCATTCTCTCCATTCCATGCAAACGCCCGGGCAGTACAATCGACAAATACTACTTCAAGCTTATTATCACCATCTATGTCACCAAGTGCATATCCACCAGAAACAGAGCCCCATGTCGATGCTGTCCATAGTTCACTACCATCTTCACCATTTATTGCATACAAGCGGTCTGAATAGCCACCAGCTACTACTTCGGGCTTGTCATCTTTATCTATGTCACCAATAGCAGGTGAAGCGTAGGCGGGGCCACCAGTTTTGTATGACCATAGTTTACTACCATTCTCCCCGTTTAACGCATATATTAGAGAATCGTATGAGCCAATGACTACTTCAAGTGTGTCATCTTTATCTATATCACCAAGTGCAGGTGAAGAACAGACATAGCTATTTGTCTTATATGACCATAGTTTACTACCATTCTCCCCATTTAATGCATATACTGTAAAATCATCCCATGCACCAAAAACTACTTCAAGCTTTGTATCACTATCTATGTCGCCAAGTGCAGGTGAAGAGTATACATAGCTACTTGTTGTGTATGACCATAGTTTACTGCCATCCTCCCCATTTAATGCATATACTTTACCATTAGATGAGCCAACTACTACCTCAAGCTTACCATCTCCATCTATATCGCCAAGTGCACAACCACAAGTAACATAACCTCCTATACTGCGTGACCAAAGTTGTTTTACTTGATGAGTATTCATATCACCTTTTAGTGGAG of the bacterium genome contains:
- a CDS encoding S8 family peptidase — its product is MIILFLLFGLFDAKISPSLQYWIKTNPPETKVKVWVYFTDKGFSTQSEYDMAISELKSKLTPGAIKRRLNVRSADNLVDLSDLPVAERYVNSISKLGATPLYSSKYLNATSFLVPVKLIQEIASFPYVLKIDKIRTLKTTISQPVMKTEKGIGYGESGSALKQIGVADAHSSGFIGSGVLIGILDTGFERKKNPAFKYTNIIREWDFINNDNCTGYDPTNDTIGTDWDQINHGTGMLCLLGAAWPDNYIGAAFGSDFVLAKTEWLRNPGSPYADVITEEDWWIAGVEWIVSIADTVANDSACIISNSLGYKFWADEPDSNYSYDMLNGHTTPISRVASSLASKGVLLVTAMGNRKDQSASPDTCIVAPADADSIIAVGGVDSLGNWVEWEKVGNVNYGGSVIGPRVDGTLKPEVCGPWLGNYVVYDDTTSYHYQSHGTSCATALVAGACALVCEAHPSWSPMKVREAICNTASRASSPNDTLGYGIMNANKAIGVPDVIRPRFVKDELLPPYPNPFRPGVGNKLYLPYQLIYNSYVRIRVYTLSGRLVFKKEIDEQGMGRHWVEWNGKEGDNFIGSGIYICALKTGYGKDIKKFAVVR
- a CDS encoding MBL fold metallo-hydrolase, with translation MKVKYLAHASFLFTTSDGTRIITDPYETGSFGGEVRYKPIKEGCDIVLISHEHADHNYTRDILGNPTIIRKVGESKVRGITFKGVASYHDETKGSQRGRNTIFVFRADGITFCHMGDLGELLSAQQLSQIGKPDVLFIPVGGIFTIDADGATHVMESLNPKLVIPMHYKTTSIGFPLASVDEFIKGKAGVNKLGSSEAEIVLPDKQEILVFAPALL
- the yajC gene encoding preprotein translocase subunit YajC, with amino-acid sequence MSLIYAMAPPAGGERGGAGITAILPLILIFVIFYFLLILPQRQQRKKHQEMLKGLNKGNKVVTSGGIHGTIVKIDEATVVLQVSQKTELVVDKSVIARVVS
- a CDS encoding T9SS type A sorting domain-containing protein, with translation MKRLFLIVILALVIGETRVLGIRWYNATSAAGWSARSGHTSVVYDGKMWVIGGSEGWAKQMKNDVWWSMDGVTWIEATPSAEWSQRAHHASVVYNGKMWVMGGTDLNNPPQYNRNDVWWSTDGVAWFQATANADWTGGDLFSATVFDGKMWILGGNDNGTVLYDVWYSTNGVNWTRAADFGGFVRNSNPLVEYDSKMWVLGGRGFLFSPPQFEYYNDVWYSPDGVSWTRDTQSAPWRKRWGHTSVMYNNRMWVLGGDSVFCFNDVWYSDAIPPEVEERTYLQDEILISSITPNPFNYETRIRYKLPKATEVCISIYNLIGQQITTLVNEYQSAGWHTAIWDSGDKYDRLVGSGVYFYHINSGKYNKTGKLYLIR
- a CDS encoding T9SS type A sorting domain-containing protein — encoded protein: MKKEVLLTLMAITFIWHTGSSSAGTFGRQTPGTSQILFVGSILGCKFTCPENCTPQSLTAFFVITGDYIDINAQCAIYDANLNLVVATEERTFNNLTDDDGWYTFSISSSPALTGGAEYWLCTWQQDKQATQLSISCADGAPDQMLKGKGGYNYPNWPSTMGVEFYTSKELCIYCSYEPLSVECVRSEELNFNLSSIHRTITFSIPEPGYTELILYDIAGRVVKNLVDRYLEKGSHRVSVSSCIPSGIYFAVLKVGKIKISEKVVLF